A region from the Neurospora crassa OR74A linkage group V, whole genome shotgun sequence genome encodes:
- a CDS encoding amidohydrolase, whose translation MSLYPVDMQTRISTANLLQLLVLFLPTRTVQCSSVTRAPAPENMTSQRIDVHHHFVPEFYAQALRANGGDPSGWSIPDWSLEKDLSFNDEQRISFAFLTITAPGAEILPLVEQAGFCRQANQAAAEIRAAQPARYGFFATIPSLLDPEAAHTEIIHALDELQADGIILYTRYGSDNHYLGHPDFRSTWDLLNKRRATVFVHPTHPVDTHWVNPSLPQPMIDYPHETTRTAVDLIISGIMREFTDVKIILSHAGGTLPYLALRPAAVLPYLPPSIAPPIVAAAVAAQEGHHPTDVTNQFMEDAKRFYFDTALSTGSHTLSLLKEFAKPDHVLYGSDFPYAPSPAIADMNARLDRYGAEKDEAFVQSAASEAALKLFPRLSNVLSKNYYA comes from the exons ATGTCACTATACCCCGTCGACATGCAGACCAGAATTTCAACCGCCAACCTGCTCCAGTTGCtggttctttttcttccaactCGGACTGTTCAGTGCTCTAGCGTAACACGTGCGCCCGCCCCTGAAAACATGACTTCTCAACGAATTGACGTTCACCACCATTTTGTCCCGGAGTTTTATGCACAAG CCTTACGAGCTAACGGTGGTGACCCCTCGGGATGGTCCATCCCGGACTGGAGCCTGGAGAAGGACCTGTCCTTCAATGACGAGCAACGCATATCCTTTGCCTTTCTTACCATCACTGCTCCCGGTGCTGAAATTCTCCCCCTCGTCGAGCAGGCTGGCTTTTGTCGACAAGCTAACCAAGCGGCCGCCGAGATCCGTGCGGCCCAGCCAGCCCGCTACGGCTTTTTCGCTACTATTCCGTCCTTGCTTGACCCCGAGGCTGCCCATACAGAGATCATCCACGCGCTGGATGAGTTGCAGGCCGACGGCATCATCTTGTACACTCGCTACGGATCGGACAACCATTATCTAGGCCACCCGGACTTCCGCTCCACCTGGGACCTGCTCAACAAACGCCGCGCCACCGTCTTCGTTCACCCAACGCACCCCGTGGACACCCACTGGGTCAACCCCTCGCTTCCGCAGCCCATGATTGACTATCCTCACGAAACTACCCGTACCGCCGTCGACCTGATTATCTCGGGCATCATGCGTGAATTCACCGACGTAAAGATCATCCTCTCTCACGCCGGTGGCACCTTGCCCTACCTGGCGCTGCGTCCAGCCGCGGTACTGCCGTACCTTCCACCTTCGATTGCGCCCCCCATTgttgcagcagcagtagcagcacaGGAGGGCCACCACCCGACTGACGTTACCAACCAGTTCATGGAGGACGCCAAGCGGTTCTACTTTGATACAGCATTGTCGACGGGCTCCCATACTCTGTCGCTGTTAAAGGAGTTCGCAAAGCCGGACCACGTGCTGTATGGTAGCGATTTCCCTTATGCGCCGTCGCCCGCTATTGCAGATATGAACGCAAGACTGGACAGGTACGGCGCGGAAAAGGACGAGGCATTTGTCCAGTCCGCTGCGTCGGAGGCTGCGTTAAAGTTGTTTCCTCGCTTAAGCAATGTCCTATCAAAGAATTACTATGCTTAG
- the mak-1 gene encoding mitogen-activated protein kinase MKC1 produces the protein MADLVGRKIFKVFNQDFIVDERYTVTKELGQGAYGIVCAAVNTQTNEGVAIKKVTNVFSKKILAKRALREIKLLQHFRGHRNITCLYDMDIPRPEMFNETYLYEELMECDLAAIIRSGQPLTDAHFQSFIYQILCGLKYIHSANVLHRDLKPGNLLVNADCELKICDFGLARGFSVDPEENAGYMTEYVATRWYRAPEIMLSFQNYTKAIDVWSVGCILAELLGGRPFFKGRDYVDQLNQILHILGTPNEETLSRIGSPRAQEYVRNLPPMPKKSFQQLFPQANPDALDLLDRMLAFDPTSRISVEDALKHPYLAIWHDASDEPDCPTPFNFDFEVVDDVGEMRKMILDEVFRFRQLVRTVPGGQGQGGAQPQAPAQVPMPTDVHSQQWTAEDPRPHEYGAYNGGLEAELGGM, from the exons ATGGCTGATCTCGTGGGTCGCAAGATCTTCAAGGTCTTCAATCAGGACTTTATTGTCGACGAGCGCTACACCGTCACCAAGGAGCTCGGTCAGGGAGCTTATGGCATTGTCTG CGCCGCCGTAAACACCCAGACGAACGAGGGAGTCGCCATCAAAAAGGTCACCAATGTCTTCAGCAAAAAGATCCTAGCCAAGCGCGCCTTGCGCGAGATCAAGCTCCTCCAACACTTCAGGGGCCACCGTAAC ATTACCTGCCTCTACGATATGGACATTCCCCGGCCAGAGATGTTCAACGAGACCTATCTCTACGAGG AGTTGATGGAGTGCGATCTTGCTGCTATCATTAGGTCCGGTCAGCCACTTACAGACGCCCACTTCCAGTCCTTCATCTACCAGATTCTTTGCGGTCTCAAGTACATCCACTCGGCAAACGTTCTGCACCGTGATCTCAAGCCCGGTAACCTGCTGGTTAATGCCGACTGCGAGCTCAAGATCTGCGACTTTGGTCTTGCGCGTGGTTTCTCCGTCGACCCCGAGGAGAACGCAGGTTACATGACGGAGTACGTTGCCACGAGATGGTATCGTGCTCCTGAAATCATGTTGTCCTTCCAGAACTATACCAAAGCCA TTGATGTATGGTCCGTTGGCTGTATCCTTGCCGAGCTTCTCGGTGGCCGCCCATTCTTCAAGGGCAGAGATTACGTCGATCAGCTGAACCAGATCCTGCACATCCTCGGCACACCGAATGAGGAGACCCTCTCCCGTATCGGCTCTCCTAGAGCTCAGGAATACGTCCGCAACCTGCCTCCCATGCCCAAGAAGTCCTTCCAGCAGCTCTTCCCCCAGGCCAACCCCGACGCCCTCGATCTCCTCGACCGCATGCTCGCCTTCGACCCTACCAGCCGTATCAGCGTTGAGGATGCTCTCAAGCACCCCTACCTTGCCATCTGGCACGATGCCAGCGACGAGCCCGACTGCCCTACCCCCTTCAACTTCGACTTTGAGGTTGTCGATGATGTCGGCGAGATGCGCAAGATGATTCTCGATGAAGTCTTCAGGTTCAGACAGCTTGTGCGCACCGTGCCCGGTGGTCAAGGACAGGGCGGTGCTCAACCCCAGGCTCCCGCTCAGGTGCCCATGCCTACTGATGTGCACAGCCAACAATGGACTGCTGAAGATCCTAGGCCACATGAGTATGGCGCGTACAACGGTGGCCTGGAGGCCGAGCTTGGTGGCATGTAA
- a CDS encoding phosphotyrosine protein phosphatase, which produces MSEPISVLFVCLGNICRSTMAEGVFQSMAKKPEYKGRISKIDSCGTGAYHVGEGPDDRTMETLQEHGITDYIHAARKVNISDFDKFDYIFAMDRANLADLQRLQQRHPGKAKVMLFGEYSGTGKAEVIQDPYYGGKSGFEKAYEQATRFSKNFLGDVFPDVKAE; this is translated from the exons ATGTCCGAACCGATctccgtcctcttcgtctgCCTCGGCAATATCTGCCGCTCCACGATGGCCGAAGGTGTCTTCCAGTCGATGGCCAAGAAGCCCGAATACAAGGGCCGCATTTCCAAGATCGATTCGTGCGGAACTG GTGCCTACCACGTTGGCGAAGGCCCCGACGACCGAACGATGGAGACGCTCCAAGAGCACGGAATAACCGATTACATCCATGCCGCACGCAAG GTCAATATCTCCGACTTTGACAAGTTCGACTACATCTTCGCCATGGACCGGGCCAACTTGGCCGACCTTCAGCGCCTACAGCAACGTCACCCGGGAAAGGCCAAGGTGATGCTCTTTGGCGAGTACTCGGGCACCGGCAAGGCCGAAGTCATCCAGGACCCGTACTACGGCGGCAAGTCCGGGTTCGAGAAGGCGTATGAGCAGGCCACGAGGTTCTCCAAGAACTTTTTGGGCGATGTCTTTCCGGATGTCAAGGCCGAGTAG
- a CDS encoding WD repeat containing protein 57: MAAEVQPLATLKLPTVVSPITAEQRYWKSFKNQKSHTSTAAWPISHISFPGSSNGSAASHSLVAAAKTNDLFAVTSGPRVDIFSIRKRELLKTIGRFDSQAHSGEIRADGRVLVAGEDSGKMQVFDVGTGTRAVILKTWHVHKQPVWVTKWSPTELTTLMSCSDDKTVRLWDLPSNAPSRLFAGHQDYVRSGAFMPDRNNLLVSGSYDSTVRVWDARAPAGSVLTFKHADPIEEVLPLPGGTTLLAATGSAISVLDLVAAKPLRLITNHQKTVTSLSLASNGRRVVSGSLDGHVKVFETTNWNVVSGSKYPSPILSLSVVAAGSGHEDRHLAVGMQSGVLSLRTRLSGATAEKARARAAEDALMVSGASSKLAKIDSAKAKRKRNAASNKSMALLGENVDVIIPTDAPNSAGGRKRRVKLKPWQRDFREGRYAACLDAVLDLSSPEYQPVTALSVLVALRHRSALREALEGRDEVTVLPLLKWVIKYISDPRYATVCVDVAFQLFDIYSEYVGGSSELADQFAVMTGKVSREVEKAQMAIITNGMVESLMIGGAEA; the protein is encoded by the coding sequence ATGGCAGCCGAAGTGCAGCCGCTGGCGACGCTCAAGTTGCCCACGGTCGTCAGCCCCATCACGGCCGAGCAGCGCTACTGGAAGTCCTTCAAGAACCAGAAATCACACACCTCGACGGCAGCATGGCCCATCTCGCACATCAGCTTCCCCGGCTCCAGCAACGGCTCGGCCGCCTCGCACTccctcgtcgccgccgccaagacCAACGACCTCTTCGCCGTCACCTCGGGCCCCCGCGTCGACATCTTCTCCATCCGCAAGCGCGAGCTGCTCAAGACCATCGGCCGCTTCGACTCCCAGGCCCACAGCGGTGAGATCCGCGCCGACGGCCGCGTCCTCGTAGCCGGCGAGGACTCCGGCAAGATGCAGGTCTTCGACGTCGGCACCGGCACCCGCGCCGTCATCCTCAAGACCTGGCACGTCCACAAGCAGCCCGTCTGGGTCACCAAGTGGTCACCTACCGAGCTGACGACGCTCATGTCCTGCTCCGACGACAAGACGGTCCGTCTCTGGGACCTGCCCTCCAACGCGCCCTCGCGCCTGTTCGCCGGCCACCAGGACTACGTCCGCAGCGGCGCCTTCATGCCCGACCGCAACAACCTCCTCGTGTCCGGCTCCTACGACTCGACCGTCCGCGTCTGGGACGCCCGCGCCCCCGCCGGCTCCGTGCTGACCTTCAAGCACGCCGACCCCATCGAGGAAGTCCTCCCCTTGCCCGGCGGCACCACCCTCTTGGCCGCCACCGGCTCCGCCATCTCCGTCCTCGACCTCGTGGCCGCCAAACCTTTACgcctcatcaccaaccaccaAAAGACCGTCACGTCACTCAGCCTCGCCTCCAACGGCCGCCGCGTTGTCTCCGGCTCTCTCGACGGGCACGTCAAAGTCTTTGAAACCACCAACTGGAACGTCGTCTCCGGCTCCAAGTACCCCTCGCccatcctctctctctccgtcGTCGCCGCTGGCTCAGGCCACGAAGACCGCCACCTAGCAGTCGGCATGCAATCCGGCGTTTTGTCCTTGCGCACCCGTTTGTCAGGCGCCACGGCGGAGAAAGCCCGCGCCCGCGCCGCCGAAGACGCGCTCATGGTTTCAGGTGCCTCTTCCAAGCTCGCCAAGATCGACTCCGCCAAAGCCAAGCGCAAGCGCAACGCCGCCTCCAACAAATCCATGGCCTTGCTCGGCGAAAACGTCGACGTGATCATCCCCACCGACGCGCCCAACTCCGCCGGAGGCCGCAAGCGCCGCGTCAAGCTCAAGCCGTGGCAGCGCGACTTTCGCGAGGGCCGGTACGCCGCCTGTCTGGATGCCGTGCTCGACCTGTCCTCTCCGGAATACCAGCCCGTGACGGCCCTGTCCGTGTTGGTGGCGCTGCGCCACCGGTCTGCCCTCCGCGAAGCCCTGGAAGGCCGCGACGAAGTTACTGTCCTGCCTTTGTTGAAGTGGGTCATCAAGTACATCTCGGATCCGCGGTACGCGACCGTGTGCGTGGACGTGGCGTTCCAGCTGTTTGATATCTACAGCGAGTACGTGGGCGGCAGCTCCGAGTTGGCGGATCAGTTTGCTGTGATGACGGGTAAGGTGAGCAGGGAGGTGGAGAAGGCGCAGATGGCGATTATCACGAATGGTATGGTGGAGAGTTTGATGATTGGTGGTGCTGAGGCTTAG